GAAGGCTTGAACCTTCCTCTACTGCTCTTGTCTCGATGCCGATGAATCCGTTGAGTTCGAAAACCCTGCGGACCGTGTCGATGACACGCTGTTCGACCACCCTTTCTTCGGGTAGCCATTCCGGAAATCCTGATATTGATGCGCCTTTTGCCATAACTCCCTATAATAAGTGGTGTTGTGGAAAAATGAGGCATCCGTCTCGGCTTTTGCAACACCTGTTACACGAAGACTCTCAAGGAGCTGGCCATGGCCGACGAACAAGTCACTGAACCCGAAAACACCAATGAATCCAACGCACAGGCAGCGCAGCCTGCCGCGGACGCACAGGCCAGCGCCACGTCCAAACCGACAGAACCGGCAGCCCCCTCGGCTCCGTCCGAACAGCAAGCGCCCGAAGCTGAAGCGCCAAAAGCACCTGCTGCTCCAGAAGCACCGAAGGCTGACGACACGCCGGACGCTTCTGCTCCTGCTGCAGCTACGCCTGCCCCGGCCGCTCCAGCTAAGACCGCACCAAAACCGCACGTCCCCTCCCCCTTGGCCTTTGCCAAGAAGCCGGCGAAACACCCGGTCGCAGCACCTGCTCACACTTACTCCGAGGCCGATGTGAAGGCCGCCGAAGCGTTCGGTCGTGTCGACGAAAAAGGCACCGTCTATGTGCGTGAAGGCGAAACCGAGCGCGAAGTGGGCGAGTTCCCTGGCGCCACGAACGAGGAAGCTCTGACGCTTTACGCACGCCGTTACCTCGATCTCAAGGCCAAGCTCGACCTGTTCGCCACGCGCCTCAAGGCCGCGAATATCAAGCCTCATGAGATTGACGAATCCGTCAAGACGCTTGGCGAGGAAACCGCCAGCCCCGCCATTGTTGGCGACATTGCCGCACTCAAGACGCAGTACGAGGAGCTGAAGAAGGCCGGTGAAGCCAAGAAGGCCGAACTCGCCGAGGCTCGCAAGGCCGCGCTCGAGAAAGCCATCAAGGAACGCACGGCCATCGTCGAGAAGGCTGAAGCGCTGGCAAATTCGCTTTCAGAGAACACGAATTGGCGTTCCACCGCCGACAAGTTCCGTTCGCTCTTCGAGCAGTGGCAGGAGCATCAGCGCACCAGCATCCGCATCGACAAGCCGACCGCCGACGCGCTGTGGAAGCGTTTCTCCGCCGCCCGCACCACCTTCAACCAGCACCGTCGCAAGTGGGCTCAGGCTCGCGACGCCTCCCGCGAGGAGACCAAGCGCGTCAAGGAAGAAATCATCAAGGAAGCCAACGAAATCAAGGATTCCACCGATTGGGGCGCCACCTCGCACCAGTTCAACGAACTCATGGACCGTTGGAAGGCCGCAGGACGCGCAGGACGCAAGGAAGACGACGAGCTGTGGGCCAAGTTCCGCGAGGCTTGCGACGTCTTCTTCAACGCGCGTCAGGCCGACCGCGACCAGATGAGCTCCAACGAGAAGGACAACCTCGCCAAGAAGGAAGAGCTCTTGAAGAAGGCCGAGGCCTTGGTGCCGGTCGCCGATGAGAAGGCCGCCAAGAAGGCGCGTCAGGCTCTGGCCGACATCCAGGACGAGTGGGACCAGATCGGCTACGTGCCTCGCGAGGACATGCACCGCATCGAAAGCCGCCTCGACGCCGTCGACAACAAGATCAAGGCCGTCGAACAGGCCGCTTGGCAGAAGAGCGACCCCGAGGCCGACGCCCGCGTCTCCAGCTTCGAGACCCAGCTCAAGGCCCAGCTCGATGAGCTCGACAAGCAGATCGCCGCCGAGTCCGACCCTGCCAAGAAGTCCAAGCTCGAGGCCGAAAAAGCCACCAAGGAACAGTGGCTCAACGCCGTGAAGTAAGGGCTAAATTTCATAGCCAGCAAAAGTCGCTTGCATCAATTGATTTGGTGCAAGCGACTTTTTATATTACGCTTGAATCAAGCCCACCTCCAAGGAGGGAAGGGAAGTGAAAGCCGGAGTGCCTGTGTCTCTCATAGGGGCCGGCTTTCGCGTTACTTACGAACTTATCTCAGTGCGTCCGATAACCAACTCCGGCGGAAGAAAAGCAAGGTCAATCGTCTTTGATGAATCCGCCTTGTGCGACCGATTTACAAGTCTGATAGTCGATTTTCCACTGTCCATCTTCCTTGGCAAAACCTAAATCGACCACTGCATCGCTTGTGAGGATAGCCGAAGAATCGGAATCTCCCTTTACCACCTTGCCTTTCTCAATACCTTGAGTAATGTGTAAGAGATTCTTATGCCAATTTTTATCGAGTCTCAACGAGCCGATTAAATCGTATTTCTTGGCTAAAGATGTATCATCCGAGCAACGTTTACTGGCATAACTCATAATTGATTTTGAATCGCCTTCATACATTTCTTTGAAAAAGTTTTCGCCCGTATCCTTGATCTTCGCTGATTCCGAGGAAGCAATGCTTTCGTTACCATGCGGCAGCGAGCCATCATCCCCACAGGCTCCTAGAGATAACGGCAAAGCAAGACAAACAACTATGCATGTCAGTAAGCGGGAAATACGTTTCGTACCGTTCATCTTTCTTCTCCTCAGTTGTATTGAAGATTCGAAAATCGTCTATTTTGTTGCTTCAAACAGCGCTTTTAAATTGGCCGTCCCGGACTGGTTGCAGCTGAGCTTGTGGTCACCAGCTTGCCCGACCTTCGATTGTGCAAATGCGAAGAGGTTCTTGCCTTTGGAATCCGGGTAGTTGAGGTCTTCGGTGCTGGCTTTCATGGGATTGCCATCGACAGTGCAGCTTTCGGCATTCATCTTTTTCAGATCATCACGATAAGCCAAAACATAAAGCGTGCCGCTTTTGGAAGCAGTAACGGTTGTCACGTCTCCGTTGGGTTTGAC
This genomic stretch from Bifidobacterium sp. ESL0690 harbors:
- a CDS encoding DUF349 domain-containing protein codes for the protein MADEQVTEPENTNESNAQAAQPAADAQASATSKPTEPAAPSAPSEQQAPEAEAPKAPAAPEAPKADDTPDASAPAAATPAPAAPAKTAPKPHVPSPLAFAKKPAKHPVAAPAHTYSEADVKAAEAFGRVDEKGTVYVREGETEREVGEFPGATNEEALTLYARRYLDLKAKLDLFATRLKAANIKPHEIDESVKTLGEETASPAIVGDIAALKTQYEELKKAGEAKKAELAEARKAALEKAIKERTAIVEKAEALANSLSENTNWRSTADKFRSLFEQWQEHQRTSIRIDKPTADALWKRFSAARTTFNQHRRKWAQARDASREETKRVKEEIIKEANEIKDSTDWGATSHQFNELMDRWKAAGRAGRKEDDELWAKFREACDVFFNARQADRDQMSSNEKDNLAKKEELLKKAEALVPVADEKAAKKARQALADIQDEWDQIGYVPREDMHRIESRLDAVDNKIKAVEQAAWQKSDPEADARVSSFETQLKAQLDELDKQIAAESDPAKKSKLEAEKATKEQWLNAVK